A single Pseudomonas putida DNA region contains:
- a CDS encoding glycerate kinase type-2 family protein, producing the protein MSVDPQKILRDLFDTAIAAAHPRQVLEPYLPADRSGRVIVIGAGKAAAAMAEVVEKSWQGEVSGLVVTRYGHGANCQKIEVVEAAHPVPDAAGLAVAKRVLELVSNLNEEDRVIFLLSGGGSALLALPAEGLTLADKQQINKALLKSGATIGEMNCVRKHLSAIKGGRLAKACWPATVYTYAISDVPGDLATVIASGPTVADPSTSADALAILKRYNIEAPKAVIDWLNNPASETVKADDPALARSHFQLIAKPQQSLEAAAVKARQAGFSPLILGDLEGESREVAKVHAGITRQIVQHGQPLKAPCVILSGGETTVTVRGNGRGGRNAEFLLSLTESLKGLPGVYALAGDTDGIDGSEENAGAFMTPSSYARAEALGLSASDELDNNNGYGYFAALDALIVTEPTRTNVNDFRAILILETAQS; encoded by the coding sequence ATGTCGGTCGATCCGCAAAAAATTCTCCGCGACCTGTTCGACACAGCCATCGCCGCCGCCCACCCACGTCAAGTCCTCGAACCCTACCTGCCCGCCGACCGTAGCGGCCGGGTCATCGTCATCGGCGCCGGCAAGGCCGCAGCCGCCATGGCCGAAGTGGTCGAGAAGAGCTGGCAGGGCGAAGTTTCCGGGCTGGTTGTCACTCGTTATGGCCATGGCGCCAACTGCCAGAAGATCGAGGTGGTCGAAGCCGCTCACCCGGTCCCCGACGCCGCCGGCCTGGCCGTGGCCAAGCGCGTGCTGGAACTGGTCAGCAACCTCAACGAAGAAGATCGCGTCATCTTCCTGCTTTCCGGCGGCGGTTCTGCCCTGCTGGCGTTGCCAGCCGAAGGCCTGACCCTGGCTGACAAGCAACAGATCAACAAGGCGCTGCTAAAGTCCGGCGCCACCATCGGCGAGATGAACTGCGTGCGCAAGCACCTCTCGGCGATCAAGGGCGGCCGCCTGGCCAAGGCCTGCTGGCCGGCCACCGTCTACACCTATGCGATTTCCGATGTGCCTGGCGACCTGGCCACGGTCATCGCCTCTGGCCCGACCGTGGCCGACCCGAGCACTTCGGCTGATGCCCTGGCGATCCTCAAGCGCTATAACATCGAAGCGCCCAAAGCCGTCATCGACTGGCTCAACAACCCCGCCTCGGAAACCGTCAAGGCCGATGACCCGGCGCTGGCCCGCAGCCACTTCCAGCTGATCGCCAAGCCCCAGCAGTCGCTCGAAGCCGCCGCGGTCAAAGCCCGCCAGGCCGGTTTCAGCCCACTGATCCTGGGTGACCTGGAAGGTGAATCGCGCGAAGTGGCCAAGGTGCACGCCGGCATCACCCGCCAGATTGTGCAGCACGGCCAGCCACTGAAGGCGCCCTGCGTGATCCTCTCCGGCGGCGAAACCACCGTGACCGTACGCGGCAATGGCCGTGGCGGGCGCAACGCCGAGTTCCTGCTCAGCCTCACCGAAAGCCTCAAGGGCCTGCCGGGCGTGTATGCCCTGGCTGGCGACACCGACGGCATTGACGGCTCGGAAGAAAACGCCGGCGCGTTCATGACCCCAAGCAGCTACGCCCGCGCCGAGGCCCTGGGCCTGTCGGCCAGTGACGAGCTGGACAACAACAACGGCTACGGCTACTTCGCCGCGCTCGATGCGCTGATCGTCACCGAGCCGACCCGCACCAACGTCAACGACTTCCGCGCCATCCTGATCCTCGAGACTGCCCAATCATGA
- the pyk gene encoding pyruvate kinase gives MTPDKKVKILATLGPAIKGIDDIRQLVEAGVNIFRLNFSHGEHADHALRYQWIREVEQQLNYPLGILMDLQGPKLRVGRFAEGKVQLQRGQALRLDLDKTPGDSRRVNLPHPEIIAALEPGMDLLLDDGKLRLRVTAKHSDAIDTEVLNGGELSDRKGVNVPQAVLDLSPLTEKDRRDLAFGLELGVDWVALSFVQRPEDIVEARQLIGDRAYLMAKIEKPSAVEQLQAIAELADAIMVARGDLGVEVPAESVPQIQKRIIGTCRQLGKPVVVATQMLESMRFSPAPTRAEVTDVANAVAEGADAVMLSAETASGDYPLEAVQMMSKIIRQVENGPDYQAQLDVGRPKAEATVSDAISCAIRRISGILPVAVLVNYSESGASTLRAARERPRAPILNLTPNLATARRLSVAWGVHSVVNDRLRQVDEVVSTALEIAQAQGMASRGDTLLITAGVPFGKPGSTNTLRIETLV, from the coding sequence ATGACGCCTGATAAAAAAGTAAAGATCCTCGCCACCCTCGGCCCTGCGATCAAAGGCATCGACGACATCCGCCAGCTGGTCGAAGCAGGGGTGAACATCTTCCGCCTCAACTTCAGCCACGGCGAGCACGCCGACCACGCCCTGCGCTATCAGTGGATCCGCGAAGTCGAGCAGCAGCTGAATTACCCGCTGGGCATCCTCATGGACCTGCAAGGGCCTAAGCTGCGCGTCGGCCGCTTCGCTGAAGGCAAGGTCCAGCTGCAACGCGGCCAGGCCCTGCGCCTGGACCTGGACAAGACCCCGGGCGACAGCCGCCGGGTCAACCTGCCGCATCCGGAAATCATCGCTGCGCTGGAGCCGGGCATGGACCTGCTGCTCGACGACGGCAAGCTGCGCCTGCGGGTGACCGCCAAGCACAGTGACGCCATCGACACCGAAGTGCTGAACGGTGGCGAACTGTCCGACCGCAAGGGCGTCAACGTGCCACAAGCGGTACTGGACCTCTCCCCGCTCACCGAAAAGGACCGCCGCGACCTGGCCTTCGGCCTGGAGCTGGGCGTGGACTGGGTGGCCCTGTCGTTCGTGCAGCGCCCTGAAGACATCGTCGAAGCGCGCCAGCTGATCGGCGACCGCGCCTACCTGATGGCCAAGATCGAGAAGCCTTCGGCGGTCGAACAACTGCAAGCCATCGCGGAGCTTGCGGATGCGATCATGGTGGCCCGTGGCGATTTGGGCGTGGAAGTGCCGGCCGAAAGCGTGCCGCAGATCCAGAAGCGCATCATCGGCACCTGCCGCCAGCTGGGCAAACCGGTGGTGGTGGCCACACAGATGCTCGAATCGATGCGTTTCTCGCCAGCGCCGACCCGTGCCGAAGTCACCGACGTGGCCAACGCCGTGGCCGAAGGTGCCGATGCGGTGATGCTGTCGGCGGAAACTGCCTCGGGTGACTACCCATTGGAAGCCGTGCAGATGATGAGCAAGATCATCCGCCAGGTGGAAAACGGCCCGGACTACCAGGCCCAGCTGGACGTCGGCCGGCCGAAGGCCGAGGCGACCGTGTCGGACGCCATCAGCTGCGCGATCCGCCGTATCAGCGGCATCCTGCCGGTGGCGGTGCTGGTCAACTACAGCGAGTCGGGTGCATCGACCTTGCGCGCCGCCCGCGAGCGGCCACGGGCGCCGATCCTCAACCTGACGCCGAACCTGGCCACCGCCCGCCGCCTGAGCGTGGCCTGGGGTGTGCACTCGGTGGTCAACGACCGCTTGCGCCAGGTCGACGAGGTGGTTTCCACAGCGCTGGAGATTGCCCAGGCACAAGGCATGGCCAGCCGTGGCGACACGCTGCTGATCACCGCCGGTGTGCCTTTCGGCAAGCCGGGTTCGACTAATACCTTGCGGATCGAGACCTTGGTCTGA
- a CDS encoding urea transporter — translation MYTKNFVNPCPDWATALLNGFSQVLLLRNPLCGLCCLLAILLTAPNLVGGALLGALSGLLTAQRRGYDRADRQAGLYCYNGVLIGILISAVLPWSVILPPLIIAAGGLSSIITHQWRKRGGKLLVAYTAPFVLLGWVALLFASPAPSGFVEAEPAYALARGVGQIFLLDQPLAGLLIIIGMFIANPYAAMWAVLGSAIGGGVALLADQAQAAWLGLFGFNAALAALAFSRQGEKPWVTLLAIALALMLQPLFKMLPVLGLTAPFVAACWLMHLGSHLAQPRQRNASRLHS, via the coding sequence ATGTACACCAAAAATTTCGTCAACCCGTGCCCCGACTGGGCCACGGCGTTACTCAACGGTTTCAGCCAGGTGCTGCTGCTGCGCAACCCCCTGTGCGGCCTGTGCTGTCTGCTGGCCATCCTGCTGACCGCCCCCAACCTGGTCGGCGGCGCCCTGCTCGGTGCCCTTTCCGGCCTGCTCACCGCCCAGCGCCGCGGCTACGACCGTGCCGACCGCCAGGCCGGGCTGTATTGCTACAACGGCGTGCTGATCGGCATCCTGATCAGCGCCGTGCTGCCCTGGTCGGTCATTCTGCCGCCGCTGATCATCGCTGCGGGTGGCCTCTCGAGCATCATCACCCACCAGTGGCGCAAGCGCGGCGGCAAGCTGCTGGTCGCGTACACCGCCCCCTTCGTGCTGCTCGGCTGGGTTGCACTGCTGTTCGCAAGCCCCGCGCCCAGCGGCTTCGTCGAGGCAGAACCTGCGTATGCCCTGGCGCGTGGCGTGGGGCAGATCTTTCTGCTCGACCAGCCGCTGGCCGGGTTGCTGATCATCATCGGGATGTTCATTGCCAACCCCTATGCGGCCATGTGGGCCGTGCTCGGCTCGGCCATTGGCGGCGGCGTGGCGCTGCTCGCCGACCAGGCGCAAGCCGCATGGCTGGGATTGTTTGGCTTCAATGCCGCGCTGGCGGCGCTAGCGTTCAGCCGCCAGGGTGAAAAGCCTTGGGTGACTTTGCTGGCAATTGCGCTGGCTCTGATGCTGCAACCTCTGTTCAAGATGTTGCCGGTACTTGGCCTGACTGCGCCCTTCGTCGCCGCTTGCTGGCTGATGCATCTGGGTAGCCACCTGGCCCAGCCTCGGCAGCGAAACGCCAGCCGCTTGCACAGCTGA
- a CDS encoding ion transporter, translated as MNNPASLREQLYVIVFQTDTVAGRRFDKILLLIILASLVTVILDSIDEVHQGYAGLLAAIEWGFTAIFLAEYLTRLYCSPKPLRYAFSFYGLVDLLAIVPGIIALYYSDAQYLLMIRVIRMLRIFRVLKLSPYLKQAHYLLDALRGSKQKIIVFLVSVSTLVTVFGTLMYVIEGPEHGFTSIPKGIYWAIVTLTTVGFGDIVPKTPLGQVLSSLVMITGYSIIAVPTGIFTAELANAMRGEQLQHDCPTCSKKTHEHGAAFCSRCGNGLFPKL; from the coding sequence ATGAACAACCCTGCGAGCCTGCGCGAGCAGCTCTACGTCATCGTCTTCCAGACCGACACCGTAGCTGGAAGGCGCTTCGACAAGATCCTCCTGCTGATCATCCTGGCCAGCCTGGTCACAGTAATCCTCGACAGCATCGACGAAGTCCACCAGGGCTACGCCGGCCTGCTGGCCGCCATCGAGTGGGGTTTCACTGCAATTTTCCTGGCCGAATACCTCACCCGTCTGTATTGCTCGCCCAAGCCCCTGCGCTATGCCTTCAGTTTCTATGGCCTGGTCGATCTGCTGGCGATCGTGCCGGGGATCATCGCCCTGTACTACAGCGACGCCCAGTACCTCTTGATGATTCGGGTAATCCGGATGCTGCGGATCTTCCGCGTGCTCAAGCTCAGCCCCTACCTCAAGCAGGCCCATTACCTGCTCGACGCACTGCGCGGCAGCAAGCAGAAGATCATCGTGTTCCTGGTCAGTGTGTCGACCCTGGTCACCGTGTTCGGCACCTTGATGTACGTGATCGAAGGGCCAGAACATGGCTTTACCAGCATCCCCAAAGGTATCTACTGGGCGATCGTCACGCTCACCACGGTGGGCTTTGGCGACATCGTGCCAAAGACGCCTCTGGGGCAGGTGTTGTCGTCGCTGGTGATGATTACCGGTTATTCGATCATTGCCGTGCCGACTGGCATCTTTACCGCCGAACTGGCCAATGCCATGCGCGGGGAGCAGCTGCAGCATGACTGCCCGACCTGCAGCAAGAAGACCCACGAGCATGGGGCCGCGTTCTGTTCCCGGTGTGGGAATGGGCTGTTTCCCAAGCTGTGA
- a CDS encoding RHS repeat-associated core domain-containing protein has translation MAEKTLSFFSVSGSPLALLGANTKLLSTNERGTVLGEMADKRSEFSYAPYGFGVHEGMERRHAFNGQRLDSVTGGYLLGNGHRQFAPGLMRFVSPDHLSPFGKGGVNCYVYCSSDPVNGLDPSGRVNIAKLFMPWRRTGLTRFMKEKSLPKGLLKPLLKARSSADRRSIYVYEANADGDYKHYRLAWGEAPDLLPKAATSESFAGRELYVKGGLKVDLKVDSDKDYKFSATDRLADNYGFRRERPRSVGLNFYSSTEAGIDALSKEVKSWFGEDEWNRSSIPGLGSSQGGLANGEVRQIRQN, from the coding sequence ATGGCTGAAAAAACGCTGAGTTTTTTCTCTGTATCTGGAAGCCCTCTCGCATTGCTGGGGGCGAATACTAAGCTATTGTCAACTAATGAAAGAGGCACAGTGCTTGGAGAGATGGCTGACAAGAGAAGTGAGTTTTCATATGCACCCTACGGATTTGGTGTGCATGAAGGGATGGAGCGTAGACACGCTTTCAATGGCCAAAGGCTAGATTCTGTAACAGGTGGTTATCTACTGGGAAACGGACACCGTCAGTTTGCTCCAGGTCTGATGCGCTTTGTGTCGCCCGATCATTTAAGCCCTTTCGGTAAGGGGGGTGTCAATTGCTATGTCTACTGTTCTTCTGATCCGGTCAATGGTTTGGATCCTTCTGGTCGTGTAAATATTGCAAAACTCTTCATGCCGTGGCGCCGAACTGGTTTAACCCGCTTCATGAAAGAGAAAAGTTTGCCGAAGGGGTTGCTGAAACCGTTGCTTAAAGCTAGATCTTCTGCGGATCGTAGAAGTATTTATGTATATGAGGCCAACGCTGATGGTGATTACAAACACTACCGGTTGGCTTGGGGGGAGGCTCCAGATCTTCTGCCGAAGGCCGCTACGAGCGAAAGTTTTGCCGGGCGTGAGCTTTATGTCAAGGGTGGGTTGAAAGTTGACTTAAAAGTTGACTCAGATAAGGATTACAAGTTTTCCGCAACTGATCGCCTTGCCGATAATTATGGTTTCCGCAGGGAAAGGCCGAGGTCGGTCGGGTTGAATTTTTATTCCTCCACTGAAGCTGGAATTGATGCGCTGTCTAAGGAAGTTAAAAGCTGGTTTGGCGAAGATGAGTGGAATAGAAGCAGCATCCCGGGTCTCGGTAGCAGTCAGGGCGGACTGGCCAATGGAGAGGTTAGACAAATTCGCCAAAATTGA
- a CDS encoding sulfate ABC transporter substrate-binding protein, with translation MKKLFSASLLAAGLALGNLAQAAPTLLNVSYDVMRDFYKDYNPAFQKHWEAEHNEKVNVQMSFGGSSKQARAVIDGLPADVITMNMATDINALADNGKLVPDNWVSRLPNNSAPFTSATVFIVRKGNPKALKDWPDLLKEGVQVIVPNPKTSGNGRYTYLSAWGYVLKQGGDETKARDFVGKLFKQAPVLDTGGRAATTTFMTNQIGDVLVTFENEAEMIAREFGRDQFEVVYPSVSAEAEPPVSVVDKVVAKKGTQAVAEEYLKYLWSPAAQEIAAQNYLRPRDASVLAKYTDRFPKVDFLSVEKTFGDWRTVQKTHFNDGGVFDQIYTNQ, from the coding sequence GTGAAAAAACTCTTCAGCGCCTCGCTGCTCGCCGCAGGCCTTGCCCTCGGCAACCTCGCCCAGGCCGCCCCAACCCTGCTCAACGTTTCCTACGACGTGATGCGCGACTTCTACAAGGACTACAACCCGGCCTTCCAGAAGCACTGGGAAGCCGAGCACAACGAAAAGGTCAACGTGCAGATGTCCTTCGGTGGTTCGAGCAAGCAGGCGCGTGCAGTGATCGACGGCCTGCCGGCCGATGTCATCACCATGAACATGGCCACCGACATCAATGCCCTGGCCGACAACGGCAAGCTGGTGCCGGACAATTGGGTGAGCCGCCTGCCGAACAACAGCGCGCCGTTCACCTCGGCCACCGTGTTCATCGTGCGCAAGGGCAACCCCAAGGCGCTGAAGGACTGGCCTGACTTGCTGAAAGAGGGCGTGCAGGTGATCGTGCCCAACCCGAAAACCTCGGGTAACGGCCGCTACACCTACCTCTCGGCATGGGGCTATGTGCTCAAGCAAGGCGGTGACGAGACCAAGGCCCGTGACTTCGTCGGCAAGCTGTTCAAGCAGGCTCCGGTGCTGGATACCGGTGGCCGTGCCGCCACCACCACCTTCATGACCAACCAGATCGGCGACGTGCTGGTGACCTTCGAGAACGAAGCCGAGATGATCGCCCGCGAGTTCGGCCGCGACCAGTTCGAAGTGGTCTACCCGAGCGTATCGGCCGAGGCCGAGCCACCGGTGAGCGTGGTCGACAAGGTAGTGGCCAAGAAAGGCACCCAGGCCGTGGCCGAGGAATACCTGAAGTACCTGTGGTCGCCAGCAGCCCAGGAAATCGCCGCGCAGAACTACCTGCGCCCGCGTGATGCAAGCGTGCTGGCCAAGTACACCGACCGCTTCCCGAAAGTCGACTTCCTGTCGGTGGAGAAGACCTTTGGTGACTGGCGTACCGTGCAGAAGACCCACTTCAATGACGGT